One Acidobacteriota bacterium genomic region harbors:
- a CDS encoding histidine kinase has translation MTSLRDEIGSGRGAGDGLLARMSVELILGGGFGGGIGALNAVLASVLEKGRVEAPLLVLGVISGLVTGVVAVVTGREVLPRLVGYSFPVRAALMVLSLVGGAFAATLLGFWIYPWYVIRSVRSVILVGSINGLLALVAGALVFVYEDLVRRLDRTRAMLAAERVAQAQARERAARAELQALQARINPHFFFNALNTATAYVSEDPAYAEHLLERFAGLFRYAFRRGSQRAVRLDEEMAFIRDYLEIEQARFGDKLRFEVDYDASLASRTLPPLILQPLVENAVLHGRDPETGEGRVLVRAEEGRAGSLVLEVRDEGPGPGAVDGQWPQGHALENVASRVDAFCGGRLVVGPAAPGPGTTARIVLTSQGD, from the coding sequence ATGACCAGCCTGCGGGATGAGATCGGTTCGGGGCGGGGTGCCGGCGACGGCCTGCTGGCGCGGATGAGCGTGGAGCTGATCCTGGGCGGCGGCTTCGGCGGGGGCATCGGGGCCCTCAACGCGGTGCTGGCCTCGGTGCTGGAAAAGGGGAGGGTCGAGGCTCCGCTGCTGGTGCTGGGAGTGATCAGCGGTCTGGTCACCGGGGTGGTGGCCGTGGTCACGGGCCGCGAGGTGCTGCCGCGCCTGGTGGGTTACTCGTTTCCGGTGCGGGCCGCGCTGATGGTGCTCAGCCTGGTCGGCGGCGCGTTCGCGGCCACCTTGCTCGGCTTCTGGATTTATCCCTGGTACGTGATCCGCAGCGTTCGCAGCGTGATTCTCGTCGGTTCGATCAACGGTCTTTTGGCCCTGGTGGCCGGGGCGCTGGTCTTCGTCTACGAGGACCTGGTCCGCCGGCTCGATCGCACCCGGGCGATGCTGGCCGCCGAGCGGGTGGCCCAGGCCCAGGCCCGCGAGCGGGCGGCCCGGGCCGAACTCCAGGCCCTGCAAGCCCGGATCAACCCCCACTTCTTTTTCAACGCGCTCAACACGGCCACGGCTTACGTCTCGGAAGATCCAGCTTACGCCGAGCATCTTCTCGAGCGTTTCGCGGGCCTGTTCCGCTACGCGTTCCGCCGGGGCAGCCAGCGGGCCGTTCGACTCGACGAGGAAATGGCTTTCATTCGCGACTACCTGGAGATCGAGCAGGCCCGCTTCGGCGACAAGCTGCGCTTCGAGGTCGATTACGACGCGTCACTCGCCTCGCGAACCCTGCCGCCGCTGATTCTCCAGCCCCTGGTGGAGAACGCCGTGTTGCACGGTCGTGACCCGGAGACCGGCGAGGGCCGGGTCCTCGTTCGCGCCGAGGAGGGACGGGCGGGAAGCCTGGTGCTGGAAGTCCGCGACGAAGGACCCGGTCCCGGGGCTGTCGACGGCCAGTGGCCACAGGGCCATGCTCTCGAGAACGTGGCCTCCCGCGTCGACGCCTTCTGCGGGGGTCGGCTGGTCGTGGGCCCCGCCGCGCCGGGCCCGGGGACCACCGCCCGCATCGTGTTGACCAGCCAAGGAGACTGA
- a CDS encoding ketoacyl-ACP synthase III: MSDKMRGRAMERELSHFALRGVGKALPQRRLSNEELGRALRTDPRSIRDRTGIEQRRIASTRDTASSLGAQAAVQALERAELPAEELDLVLLSTYTPDHLLCPTGPALAHRIGAHRAGAFDINGACSGGVTALMTASALLASGSFRRILVVTADVTTKYIRPDDPKTRLVFGDGASALVLETQGGRGTGWTVLANLLGADGSGADLFRVAAGGSVHPPMLNGVRHEAAPSVEMDGRAVFRFGVDRGMRVMDELCERAGIHPTEVSWLIPHQANLRMLTSMIGRSAIPPERWVINIENYGNTASTSVPLALTELVESGRVRSGDVILLVAFGAGLTWSGMALRVD; this comes from the coding sequence ATGTCGGACAAGATGAGGGGTCGGGCCATGGAGCGGGAACTCTCGCATTTCGCCTTGCGCGGTGTGGGCAAGGCACTTCCGCAGCGCAGGCTTTCCAACGAGGAACTGGGGCGCGCCCTACGAACCGATCCACGATCGATCCGCGACCGCACCGGCATCGAACAGCGACGGATCGCCTCGACACGGGACACGGCCTCCAGCCTGGGAGCCCAGGCCGCCGTCCAGGCCCTCGAGCGGGCCGAACTCCCCGCCGAGGAACTGGACCTGGTCCTGCTCTCCACCTACACCCCCGACCACCTCCTCTGCCCCACGGGCCCCGCGCTGGCCCACCGCATCGGGGCCCACCGGGCGGGTGCGTTCGACATCAACGGGGCCTGTTCCGGCGGCGTGACAGCCCTGATGACCGCCTCCGCCCTGCTCGCCTCGGGTAGCTTCCGGCGCATCCTGGTCGTCACCGCGGACGTGACGACCAAGTACATTCGCCCGGACGATCCCAAGACCCGCCTGGTTTTCGGCGATGGAGCCTCGGCTCTCGTGCTCGAGACCCAGGGGGGGCGGGGGACCGGCTGGACCGTTCTGGCCAACCTGTTGGGTGCCGACGGCTCCGGCGCCGATCTCTTCCGGGTCGCGGCGGGCGGGTCGGTGCACCCCCCGATGCTCAACGGGGTGCGGCACGAAGCCGCGCCCTCCGTGGAGATGGACGGGCGAGCCGTCTTCCGCTTCGGCGTCGACCGGGGCATGCGGGTGATGGACGAACTCTGCGAGCGGGCCGGTATCCACCCCACCGAGGTTTCCTGGCTGATCCCCCACCAGGCCAACCTGCGGATGCTGACGTCGATGATCGGCCGCAGCGCCATCCCACCCGAACGCTGGGTGATCAACATCGAGAACTACGGCAACACCGCTTCCACCTCGGTGCCGCTGGCCCTGACCGAGCTGGTCGAATCCGGTCGAGTCCGGTCGGGAGACGTGATTCTGCTCGTGGCCTTCGGCGCCGGGCTGACCTGGAGCGGGATGGCCCTGAGGGTCGACTGA
- a CDS encoding GspE/PulE family protein, producing MNSTSRQDDKMKRRKRLGDLLVERGVITPAQLSKALVLHKSSGKPLGETLVEMGLLDRPTLCSMLGELLDTPVINLDATYGDPQIRDVIPKEKAFELKVIPLFLVGHQLTVALHDPYNLAKLGELRFLTGKEILPVLALESDIERHLTHYYGEMAEDAEELCGLEFEAMEENEDSDLALNVEGEEEDRPVIRLVNLIIARAIQERASDIHLEPQQDKMQVRYRIDGSLQPKPYVLADAAVPALISRVKILARIDIAEKRMPQDGKIRIRYRGRNIDVRVSTFPSIHGEKVVLRLLDKEQQNFTLETVDMSDSILTAWKSVLNRRQGIVLVTGPTGSGKSSTLYATLRHLHRSDVNIVTLEDPVEYELPGVTQAQVQPAVGFTFAKGLRSILRQDPDIILVGEIRDEETAHIAVQAAQTGHLVLASLHTNDALSAITRLLDMGLPRYLISASLVAVLAQRLVRRLCSHCAHPVEPTEDERLYLGPWIERESLPYLAGAGCDRCMGIGYRGRIGVHELVSIGPHMRRLIAQGAADDALEAMAAEEGFRRLWWDGLEKVRARLTSLRELARQADPDHAALENDTASRSTSRSPGETDHAEVLHTP from the coding sequence ATGAATTCGACCAGCCGCCAGGACGACAAGATGAAAAGGCGTAAACGGCTCGGTGACCTCCTCGTCGAGCGTGGCGTGATCACCCCCGCCCAATTGAGCAAGGCGCTCGTGCTGCACAAGAGTTCCGGCAAACCTCTCGGGGAGACCCTGGTCGAAATGGGGCTCCTCGACAGGCCGACCCTGTGTTCGATGCTCGGCGAATTGCTCGACACACCGGTGATCAATCTCGACGCGACCTACGGCGACCCCCAGATCCGCGACGTGATCCCCAAGGAGAAGGCCTTCGAACTGAAGGTGATCCCCCTCTTCCTGGTGGGCCATCAACTGACCGTCGCCCTGCACGACCCCTACAACCTGGCGAAACTCGGCGAACTGCGCTTTCTGACCGGCAAGGAGATTCTGCCCGTCCTCGCCCTCGAGAGCGACATCGAGCGGCATCTCACCCACTACTACGGCGAGATGGCGGAAGACGCCGAGGAACTCTGTGGCCTCGAATTCGAGGCCATGGAAGAGAACGAGGACTCCGACCTGGCGCTGAACGTCGAGGGCGAAGAGGAGGATCGTCCGGTCATCCGACTGGTCAACCTGATCATCGCCCGCGCCATCCAGGAACGGGCCTCCGACATTCATCTCGAGCCCCAGCAAGACAAGATGCAGGTGCGCTACCGCATCGACGGCAGCCTGCAGCCCAAGCCCTATGTCCTGGCCGACGCCGCCGTTCCAGCGCTGATATCGCGGGTCAAGATCCTCGCCCGAATCGACATTGCCGAAAAGCGCATGCCCCAGGACGGGAAGATCCGCATCCGCTACCGCGGACGCAACATCGATGTTCGCGTCTCGACCTTCCCCTCGATCCACGGCGAGAAGGTGGTCCTGCGCCTGCTGGACAAGGAACAGCAGAACTTCACTCTCGAAACGGTCGACATGTCCGACTCGATCCTCACCGCGTGGAAGTCGGTGCTGAACCGGCGCCAGGGGATCGTCCTCGTTACCGGCCCCACCGGATCCGGTAAGTCCTCGACGCTCTATGCCACGCTGCGGCACCTGCACCGCAGCGACGTCAACATCGTCACCCTGGAAGACCCGGTGGAGTACGAATTACCCGGCGTCACCCAGGCCCAGGTCCAGCCGGCGGTGGGATTCACCTTCGCCAAGGGCCTGCGCTCGATCCTCAGGCAGGATCCCGACATCATCCTGGTCGGCGAGATCCGCGACGAGGAAACCGCCCACATCGCCGTGCAGGCGGCCCAGACCGGCCACCTCGTTCTCGCCTCCCTCCACACCAACGACGCCCTGTCGGCCATCACGCGACTGCTCGACATGGGCCTGCCGCGCTACTTGATTTCGGCTTCCCTCGTCGCGGTGCTGGCCCAGCGGCTCGTTCGGCGCCTGTGCTCCCACTGTGCGCATCCCGTCGAGCCCACCGAGGACGAACGGCTCTACCTCGGCCCGTGGATCGAACGCGAGTCCCTGCCCTACCTGGCGGGAGCAGGATGCGACCGCTGCATGGGCATCGGCTACCGGGGCAGGATCGGTGTCCACGAACTCGTATCGATCGGCCCCCACATGCGGCGCCTCATCGCCCAGGGGGCCGCCGACGACGCCCTCGAAGCGATGGCCGCCGAGGAGGGATTCCGCCGGCTCTGGTGGGATGGCCTCGAGAAGGTGCGCGCCCGCTTGACATCCCTGAGAGAACTCGCCCGCCAGGCCGATCCGGATCACGCTGCACTCGAGAACGATACGGCCTCGCGATCCACCTCACGATCGCCCGGGGAGACCGATCATGCCGAAGTGTTGCACACACCCTGA
- a CDS encoding sulfur transferase domain-containing protein, with protein MRKRLWPMMVGLLMLKGWIFSCGRGGATEEALRAPSGTPRSTVALEIDPDSLPKPFREIDGIRREVLKDGRVFITGQPSESALRALARRGVQAVVNLRTPAEMNNRRAVPFDEAGVVEALGMEYVPIPLGGRDYPYSPEAVDRLEDVLRRHSGDVLLHCAVAGRAMHLWVAYLIRYQGYDVDAALQRGRALGVRRRDLAGLFPAAPHRGGEGD; from the coding sequence ATGCGGAAGAGGCTCTGGCCCATGATGGTGGGCCTGCTGATGCTGAAGGGATGGATCTTCTCCTGTGGGCGGGGGGGCGCCACGGAGGAAGCGCTCCGGGCGCCGTCCGGGACGCCCCGGTCCACGGTGGCGCTGGAGATCGATCCCGACTCGCTGCCGAAACCCTTCCGGGAGATCGACGGGATCCGCCGGGAAGTGCTGAAGGACGGAAGGGTTTTCATCACCGGCCAGCCCTCCGAGTCGGCCTTGCGGGCCCTGGCCCGGCGCGGCGTGCAGGCGGTGGTGAACCTCAGGACCCCCGCCGAGATGAACAACCGTCGGGCGGTTCCTTTCGATGAGGCCGGGGTCGTCGAGGCACTGGGGATGGAATACGTGCCGATTCCCCTCGGTGGGCGGGACTATCCCTACTCCCCCGAGGCCGTGGACCGGCTGGAGGATGTCCTGCGGCGTCACTCAGGGGATGTCCTGCTGCATTGCGCCGTCGCGGGCCGGGCCATGCACCTGTGGGTGGCCTATCTCATCCGTTACCAGGGCTACGACGTGGACGCCGCCCTGCAGCGGGGGCGGGCGTTGGGAGTGCGGCGGCGGGATCTCGCCGGCCTGTTCCCGGCCGCGCCGCATCGCGGGGGGGAGGGCGACTAA
- a CDS encoding SDR family oxidoreductase — protein MSDRSRWLPGGILEGRCAIVTGGGTGLGLEISTRLGELGARVACVSRDTAHHEELLSRAAKHGFEVISRELDVRDYRAVRRVVREIGEEWGRIDILVNNAAGNFVRPALALPPKAFETVIDIALVGVFTMSREVALQMRKTGGAIVNISAPYARDGKPGVVHSVCAKAGVEAMTRSLAAEWAELGIRVNAVSPGPFTSQGAADRLWPSEEIEQAVRGQIPLGRFGKTEEIAELVCLLAGPTAAWMTGTILLADGGWSLPRPLVEGADQRILRRRSQR, from the coding sequence ATGAGTGACCGTTCGCGGTGGCTGCCCGGGGGGATTCTCGAGGGCCGGTGCGCCATCGTCACGGGAGGGGGCACGGGTCTCGGCCTGGAGATTTCCACCCGCCTCGGTGAACTGGGCGCACGGGTCGCTTGCGTCAGCCGTGACACCGCGCATCACGAGGAACTGCTGTCCCGGGCCGCGAAACACGGATTCGAGGTGATCTCGAGGGAACTGGACGTGCGGGACTATCGCGCCGTGCGCCGGGTGGTGCGAGAGATCGGCGAGGAGTGGGGCCGGATCGACATCCTGGTCAACAATGCCGCCGGCAATTTCGTGCGGCCCGCCCTGGCCCTGCCTCCCAAGGCCTTCGAGACGGTGATCGACATCGCCCTGGTCGGGGTGTTCACCATGTCCCGGGAGGTGGCCCTGCAGATGAGAAAGACGGGGGGGGCGATCGTCAACATCTCGGCGCCCTACGCGCGGGATGGCAAGCCCGGTGTGGTGCACTCGGTGTGCGCCAAGGCCGGCGTGGAAGCCATGACCCGTTCCCTGGCCGCCGAGTGGGCCGAGCTGGGTATTCGCGTCAACGCGGTGTCTCCCGGACCCTTCACCTCCCAGGGAGCGGCGGATCGTCTCTGGCCCAGCGAAGAGATCGAACAGGCCGTGCGCGGGCAGATTCCCCTGGGGCGCTTCGGCAAGACCGAGGAGATCGCCGAACTGGTCTGCCTGCTCGCCGGCCCGACGGCGGCCTGGATGACGGGCACGATTTTGCTGGCGGACGGCGGCTGGAGCCTGCCCAGGCCCCTGGTGGAAGGCGCCGATCAGCGGATTCTCCGGCGGCGCAGCCAGAGATAG
- the trkA gene encoding Trk system potassium transporter TrkA, translating into MSKQIVIIGAGVVGMTCARRLSADGHDVVMIERDGEKSRELLDRLDIQVVTGNGCALPVLKEARLDSADLLLAVTDSDEVNMIASLIAGASFDVPTKVIRLRHQDYLENLPDLTRIWSGQTHAINPDQVAARRILSLIHVPEAVDVAELLGGRVLVAAFRIARNSPLAGKTLRELPRMFPRYRFLIPVIYRAGRALLPGGESAIEPGDIAYFSSEPEGIINILRMMGRDVDRLPRLVIGGGGNIGRLVARGALEQGHSTTILHRNRQEAEKLAVELPDAFVIHGDILDESMLAEAGIERTNTFIAATNDQETNLLSAVLAKRMGCPRTIPLVDNTTYLAVAEGMGVDAVVSPRLASVSEILRFVRGTHFEEVASLPHEAVEISVIEVDERSPLADRPLRELKLPDGVIFAAVATPDRVFVPGGDDRIPRGSRAVVFVLAEASEKFVSFVEDA; encoded by the coding sequence ATGAGCAAACAGATCGTGATCATCGGCGCCGGCGTGGTCGGCATGACCTGTGCGCGGCGCCTGTCCGCCGACGGTCACGACGTGGTGATGATCGAGCGGGACGGCGAGAAATCGCGAGAACTCCTCGACCGCCTCGACATCCAGGTGGTCACCGGTAACGGCTGCGCCCTGCCGGTCCTCAAGGAGGCCCGCCTCGACAGCGCAGACCTGCTGCTGGCGGTCACCGACTCCGACGAGGTGAACATGATCGCCTCGCTGATCGCCGGCGCCTCGTTCGACGTGCCGACCAAGGTGATCCGCCTGCGCCACCAGGACTACCTCGAGAACCTGCCCGATCTGACCCGCATCTGGTCCGGTCAGACCCACGCCATCAATCCCGACCAGGTGGCGGCACGACGCATCCTCTCGCTGATCCACGTGCCCGAGGCCGTGGACGTGGCGGAGTTGCTCGGCGGCCGAGTCCTGGTGGCGGCTTTCCGCATCGCCCGGAACTCTCCCCTGGCGGGTAAGACCCTGCGGGAGTTGCCGCGGATGTTTCCCCGCTACCGCTTCCTGATCCCGGTCATCTACCGCGCCGGGCGCGCCTTGCTCCCCGGCGGCGAATCCGCCATCGAGCCCGGCGACATCGCCTACTTCTCCTCCGAACCCGAAGGGATCATCAACATCCTGCGCATGATGGGGCGGGACGTCGACCGCCTGCCCCGCCTGGTCATCGGTGGCGGCGGGAATATCGGCCGACTGGTGGCCCGGGGGGCCCTCGAGCAAGGCCACAGCACGACGATTCTGCACAGAAACCGGCAGGAAGCCGAGAAGTTGGCCGTGGAGCTTCCGGACGCCTTCGTCATCCACGGCGACATTCTCGACGAGAGCATGCTGGCGGAAGCCGGCATCGAGCGCACGAACACCTTCATCGCCGCGACCAACGACCAGGAAACGAACCTGCTCTCGGCGGTGCTCGCCAAGCGCATGGGCTGTCCCCGGACGATCCCGCTGGTGGACAACACCACTTACCTGGCCGTGGCCGAGGGCATGGGCGTCGATGCCGTCGTCTCGCCGCGCCTGGCCTCGGTTTCGGAGATCCTGCGCTTCGTCCGCGGCACTCACTTCGAGGAGGTGGCCAGTCTTCCCCACGAGGCGGTGGAAATCTCCGTGATCGAGGTCGACGAGCGGTCGCCGCTGGCCGACCGTCCGCTGCGAGAGCTGAAACTCCCCGATGGCGTGATCTTCGCGGCGGTGGCCACGCCCGATCGCGTCTTCGTGCCCGGCGGCGACGACCGGATCCCCCGGGGGTCGAGGGCCGTGGTCTTCGTCCTGGCCGAGGCCTCGGAAAAGTTCGTGAGCTTCGTCGAAGATGCCTGA
- a CDS encoding PP2C family protein-serine/threonine phosphatase, whose amino-acid sequence MTGQPLLRIHTWPTGRVLRRVVHPVRGFLLWFVGAALAGAVFGLTVELLSHTVAGQPIQWSLVWQYILAVEMIVLTAVVGARHAFPHFEHLPVLLHYGMIVLTLLGGALLAGLISLATRPGIIFTRPLAFFALVAVNTLLAVMLSVALIAWDSLKRSLERAWEELRVKEAFEREMALAREVQQELLPEASPRIAGLDIAFTCRPAAAVGGDSIDFLELPEGRLGLVVGDVVGKGIAAALLMANLQSLVRALAPGEPSPARLHQRLSAALGRRGRPGRFVTLACVYLDPATGDLRYSLAGHHPPLVVGPAGVRELDRGGLPLGITDLVAYREGTDRLAPGETLLLFTDGLVEAPPESGADEEFGKQRLMDLARRHHEQGAEALLERVLEALAAWVGDKPAADDTTVLVVRRSGAAVLPGEGPDDQPAG is encoded by the coding sequence TTGACGGGTCAGCCCCTACTCCGCATCCACACCTGGCCCACCGGCCGGGTGCTCCGCCGGGTGGTTCACCCTGTGCGCGGGTTCCTGTTGTGGTTCGTCGGCGCCGCGCTGGCGGGGGCGGTTTTCGGTCTGACGGTGGAACTGCTATCCCACACCGTGGCGGGCCAGCCCATCCAGTGGTCGCTGGTCTGGCAGTACATCCTGGCGGTGGAGATGATCGTCTTGACCGCGGTGGTCGGGGCGCGCCACGCCTTTCCCCACTTCGAGCACCTGCCGGTCCTGCTGCACTACGGCATGATCGTCCTGACCCTGTTGGGCGGTGCGTTGCTCGCGGGGCTGATTTCCCTGGCCACCCGGCCGGGGATCATCTTCACCCGGCCCCTGGCCTTTTTCGCCCTGGTCGCGGTCAATACCCTGTTGGCGGTGATGCTCTCCGTCGCTCTGATCGCCTGGGATTCCCTCAAGCGCTCCCTCGAGCGGGCCTGGGAAGAACTGCGGGTCAAGGAAGCTTTCGAAAGGGAAATGGCCCTGGCCCGGGAGGTGCAACAGGAGCTGCTGCCGGAGGCCTCTCCCCGGATCGCCGGGCTGGATATCGCCTTCACCTGTCGCCCGGCCGCCGCGGTGGGGGGAGACAGCATCGATTTTCTCGAGTTGCCGGAAGGCCGGCTCGGCCTGGTGGTCGGTGACGTGGTGGGCAAGGGCATCGCCGCGGCCCTTTTGATGGCCAACCTCCAGTCGCTGGTGCGGGCGCTGGCCCCGGGGGAGCCCTCCCCGGCCCGCCTCCATCAACGCCTGTCCGCCGCCCTGGGGCGGCGCGGCCGACCCGGTCGTTTCGTGACCCTGGCGTGCGTCTACCTCGACCCCGCCACGGGAGACCTGCGTTACAGCCTGGCCGGTCATCATCCTCCGCTGGTGGTGGGACCCGCGGGGGTGCGCGAACTGGACCGGGGGGGGCTGCCCCTGGGCATCACCGACCTGGTGGCGTACCGGGAGGGGACCGACCGGCTGGCTCCCGGGGAGACCCTGCTGCTGTTCACCGACGGCCTGGTGGAAGCGCCGCCGGAGAGCGGCGCCGACGAGGAGTTCGGCAAACAGCGGCTGATGGATCTGGCCCGGCGCCATCACGAACAGGGAGCCGAGGCGCTGCTCGAGCGGGTGCTCGAAGCCCTTGCCGCCTGGGTCGGGGACAAGCCTGCGGCGGACGACACCACCGTGCTCGTCGTGCGCCGTTCCGGGGCCGCCGTTCTCCCCGGGGAGGGACCCGATGACCAGCCTGCGGGATGA
- a CDS encoding potassium transporter TrkG yields the protein MHLRLNLRILAALAALMTTFLLLPAGLAIILGESPAPFLSALAVSAGLVLAFFLPSRGAPRALSTRDGFIVVTSGWIVASAISALPFVFAGALAPTDAWFEAVSGITTTGSTVITDIEALPQSLLFWRSFTQWIGGMGIILFTIAILPLLGVGGMQLFKAEVPGPVADKIAPRLAVTARYLWYIYVGLTLAEAMALKLGGMPLLEAFDHAFTTLATGGFSPRNASIAAYASPYLRAVIIVFMFMAGMNFVLHFKVVSGRGREVLRDPEFRWYITLTLVFFLPTWIGLAAHGAPLLRAGEDALFTVVSLMTTTGYATADYELWPVGMQGPIVLLLILGGMAGSTGGGVKTLRTLLAFRGLRSSFRRMESPHAVRPVTYHGRAVPPEVMAAVWGFFAAYLTLAAIGSLILNAGGIDLVTSWSAALTALGNVGPGLAGVGPTDHFAWLSAYDKLVLSFLMLCGRLELYTVLLVFSPGFWRR from the coding sequence ATGCATCTCCGGCTGAACCTGCGCATCCTCGCCGCCCTGGCGGCGCTGATGACCACTTTCCTCCTGCTGCCCGCGGGCCTGGCCATCATCCTCGGCGAGAGCCCGGCCCCGTTCCTCTCGGCGCTGGCCGTCAGTGCGGGCCTCGTTCTCGCCTTTTTCCTGCCGAGCCGGGGTGCGCCGCGCGCCCTGTCCACCCGCGACGGCTTCATCGTCGTCACCTCGGGATGGATCGTCGCATCGGCGATCTCGGCCCTGCCCTTCGTCTTCGCCGGCGCCCTGGCTCCGACGGACGCCTGGTTCGAGGCGGTCTCGGGCATCACCACCACCGGCTCGACCGTCATCACCGATATCGAGGCCCTGCCCCAGAGCCTGCTCTTCTGGCGCTCGTTCACCCAGTGGATCGGCGGGATGGGCATCATCCTCTTCACCATCGCCATCCTCCCCCTGCTCGGTGTCGGCGGCATGCAACTCTTCAAGGCCGAGGTCCCGGGGCCCGTGGCGGACAAGATCGCGCCGCGGCTGGCCGTCACGGCACGCTATCTCTGGTACATCTACGTCGGCCTGACACTGGCCGAAGCCATGGCGCTGAAGTTGGGCGGCATGCCCCTTCTCGAAGCCTTCGACCATGCCTTCACGACCCTCGCCACGGGGGGCTTCTCGCCCCGCAACGCGTCGATCGCCGCCTATGCCAGCCCCTACCTGCGCGCGGTGATCATCGTTTTCATGTTCATGGCCGGGATGAACTTCGTGCTGCACTTCAAGGTCGTCTCGGGGCGCGGCCGGGAGGTGCTGCGGGATCCCGAGTTCCGCTGGTACATCACCTTGACCCTGGTCTTCTTCCTCCCCACCTGGATCGGTCTTGCGGCCCACGGCGCGCCGCTGCTTCGCGCTGGAGAGGACGCCCTGTTCACGGTGGTCTCCCTGATGACCACGACAGGCTACGCGACGGCGGACTATGAGCTCTGGCCGGTGGGCATGCAGGGCCCGATCGTCCTGCTGCTGATCCTCGGCGGCATGGCCGGCTCCACCGGCGGCGGTGTCAAGACCCTGCGCACGCTGCTCGCCTTCCGCGGCCTGCGTTCCTCGTTTCGGCGGATGGAAAGCCCGCACGCCGTACGCCCGGTGACCTACCATGGCCGCGCCGTGCCCCCGGAAGTCATGGCGGCAGTGTGGGGTTTCTTCGCGGCCTACCTGACCCTGGCCGCCATCGGCAGCCTGATCCTCAACGCCGGCGGCATCGACCTGGTCACTTCGTGGAGCGCCGCCCTGACGGCCCTGGGGAACGTCGGGCCGGGACTGGCCGGGGTGGGCCCCACCGACCATTTCGCCTGGCTGTCGGCATACGACAAACTCGTGCTCTCGTTCTTGATGCTTTGCGGCCGCCTCGAACTCTACACGGTGCTGCTGGTCTTCTCGCCCGGCTTCTGGCGCCGCTGA
- a CDS encoding HAD family hydrolase: MSIFRQRVRGLRAAVFDLDGTLVASPYDWPAIRRELGIHGDSLIDELNARDPAARRAGWARLEEREAEATRGAKIIAGAREVLDFLRHRGMALALVTNNSETNAQALLRRFALRFDVVLTRDSGLWKPSGESLLEALRRLGRRPEESMMVGDTRWDLQAAREAGCALAVMLGPAARDLPADLILEGPAALLGELERAFGSA; the protein is encoded by the coding sequence ATGTCGATCTTTCGCCAACGTGTGCGTGGCCTGCGTGCCGCGGTTTTCGACCTGGATGGCACGCTGGTCGCGTCGCCCTACGACTGGCCCGCGATCCGCCGGGAGCTGGGGATCCATGGTGACTCGTTGATCGACGAACTCAATGCCCGCGATCCCGCCGCCCGTCGGGCCGGCTGGGCCCGCCTCGAAGAGCGCGAGGCGGAGGCCACCCGGGGGGCGAAAATCATCGCCGGGGCCCGGGAAGTGCTCGACTTCCTGCGTCACCGCGGCATGGCCCTGGCGCTGGTCACGAACAACTCCGAAACCAACGCCCAGGCCCTTCTCCGGCGCTTCGCGTTGCGCTTCGACGTGGTGCTGACCCGCGATTCGGGACTCTGGAAGCCCTCGGGTGAGAGCCTGCTCGAAGCCCTGCGGCGGCTGGGGCGCCGGCCGGAGGAAAGCATGATGGTGGGTGATACCCGCTGGGATCTCCAGGCGGCTCGAGAGGCCGGCTGCGCCCTTGCGGTGATGCTGGGGCCTGCGGCCCGGGATCTTCCCGCGGATCTGATCCTCGAGGGGCCGGCGGCTCTGCTCGGCGAACTGGAGCGGGCCTTCGGCTCCGCGTAG
- a CDS encoding nuclear transport factor 2 family protein — MTEDDIRGFFDALQRADFDDLERVLAEDVLLVFPGRRFGGEVRGLRRVRVFLRQNQRLFRGGLRFDLSWVGVIGDRAVAQWTNRGTTRDGRAYANRGVTLFREEGGKVVEIQDYLDTERVAETWPR, encoded by the coding sequence ATGACCGAGGACGATATCCGGGGTTTTTTCGACGCGTTGCAGCGCGCCGATTTCGACGATCTCGAGCGGGTGCTCGCCGAGGACGTCCTGCTGGTCTTTCCCGGACGCCGCTTCGGGGGCGAGGTGCGGGGCCTCCGGCGCGTGCGGGTCTTCCTGCGCCAGAACCAGCGCCTGTTCCGCGGCGGCCTGCGCTTCGACCTCTCCTGGGTCGGAGTGATCGGTGACCGGGCCGTGGCCCAGTGGACCAACCGGGGCACGACCCGCGATGGCCGGGCCTATGCCAACCGCGGTGTGACCCTCTTCCGCGAGGAGGGAGGCAAAGTCGTCGAGATCCAGGACTACCTGGACACCGAGCGCGTGGCGGAGACCTGGCCCCGATGA